In Patulibacter sp. SYSU D01012, a single window of DNA contains:
- a CDS encoding GNAT family N-acetyltransferase has translation MTPIETATDADVEPVAGTLAAAFAAYPWTTWTVAADDHARRVRDLQALYLRGVGLPQGRVHVTPARDGAAVWLPPDVAPPADEGFGAALVAAHGDRWDAALAAEGVLDPVRPDAPHWTLATLGVHPESAGRGLGTALLRAGLEALDAAGEPAWLETSDPRNVRLYERVGFATTFVVELPDGGPTVWGMRRPA, from the coding sequence ACGGACGCGGACGTCGAGCCCGTCGCCGGGACGCTGGCCGCCGCGTTCGCCGCCTACCCGTGGACGACCTGGACCGTCGCTGCGGACGACCATGCCCGACGCGTCCGCGACCTGCAGGCGCTGTACCTGCGCGGCGTCGGCCTGCCGCAGGGCCGCGTGCACGTCACCCCGGCCCGTGACGGCGCGGCCGTCTGGCTGCCGCCCGACGTCGCCCCGCCGGCCGACGAGGGGTTCGGTGCCGCGCTCGTGGCGGCGCACGGCGACCGCTGGGACGCCGCGCTGGCCGCGGAGGGCGTCCTCGATCCCGTGCGTCCGGACGCGCCGCACTGGACGCTCGCCACCCTCGGCGTCCACCCCGAGTCCGCCGGCCGCGGGCTCGGCACCGCCCTGCTGCGCGCCGGGCTCGAGGCGCTCGACGCCGCGGGCGAGCCGGCGTGGCTCGAGACCTCCGACCCCCGCAACGTCCGGCTGTACGAGCGCGTCGGCTTCGCGACGACGTTCGTCGTCGAGCTGCCGGACGGCGGTCCGACCGTGTGGGGCATGCGGCGCCCGGCCTGA